AAGGCCACTATTCCATGTGGACATGAAAGGATGCCAAAGATGCTCGATCACATTCATAGTTAATTTGTCTAATTTTAGCTTAGCAATAAAGGTTGTGCTAATAACCATTGTAAAAACACAACATTGAAgtgaaactttttttttgttgcacatACTGATTTTAAAAATCCATTATTATATTGTTTTAAACTAATGTTATTCAATTACTAATTTGTGTGTTCCTTTACCTGCTAGGATATAAATGCATTTAAAGCTATATTTATTGGTGTTTTATTTAAGTTAAATATAATGACTTTTAGACACTTACATTTACTGAATATTGCATCCCACCCCCAAAAATGGGGCAGGTTTATTTTGTTTTAAGTGCTGTTCTGTTGAATCTGATTAAGTTTAAGTTGAAACAATGATATAACCATTTGAATCTCAGTCTCAGCCTCTTGTCCACAAATGGAACAAGCACCCAGATAACATCATAGTTCTGGCATTGTGCTACCTCATTACAGCACAACCCAAATTATATGGTTTTCAATGCCACTCAACTGTACGTGTCTTCATCATATTTTAATACATTAAATACAAACATTGCAGACAGTAAgctaattacagaacttaaaaataACCTCAATTATTGACATTTTACATTTTAGGATTAGGATACATTTGAATAGTGTCAGGATACACAAACATGCTCAGAGTACTGGCATGTTTTTGGTATACATAGATATATCTATGAATATAATTAATGTTAGCATATATATACTTCACAATTGTAGTCACgttgctggtgtgtgtgtgtaaataactACTCAATTAGCTGCAGTCAGAATGCTATTAAAACTTTGGTCACTGTTCGAATAAACAAATTTACTTGGagtacagaaggtagacaaaaatgctggagaaactcagcggatgaggcagcatctatggagcgaaggaaattggcaacgtttcgggtcgagacccgaaatgttgcctatttccttctggaactgcagatgctggttgcggccccagcaccgagccttgcgtcactccactcaccactgcctgccattcttacagggaccagttttttcctacacttttgattcctgtctgccaacaaattctctatccatgtcaacaataccctacctccaatatatatgttctaattttgcccactaatctcctgtgtgggaccttatcaaaggctttctgaaaatccagatacattacatccactggctctccttcatccattttatttgtcacattctcaaaaaattccagaagattagtcaagcaggatttccccttcataaatctatgctgacttggaccaaccctttaactgctatccaaatgagccgttattacttctttaataattgactccagcatcttccccaccaccggtcaggctaattggtctataattctgttttctctctcgctcctttcttgaaaagtgggataacattagctatcctccaatccacaggaactgatcctgaatctatggaacattggaaaatgatcatcaatgcgtccacgatttataGAGCCAAtcctcctgggatgcagaccatcaggctctggggatttatcaggctTCAGTCCAATCAGTCTACCCTATACTGtttctcacctaatgcaaatttctttcagttcctctgtctccttagaccctctgtcctctagtacatctgggagattatttgtgtcttccttagtgtagacagaaccaaagcacctgttcaactcttctgccatttccttgttccccataataatttcaccttttcctgccttcaagggacccacataccTTTTCCTGCCTTCAAGGgaaccacatttgtctttactattcTTTTTCACTTAACAtagctaaagaagcttttactatccttctttatattcttggccagcttaccctcatATTTcctcttttcaccccgtattgccctttttgttaccatcTGCTGttttttgaaagtttcccaatctttCTTCCTGCTGCTCTTTTCTATGTTATATACTTttccttttagttttattccatccctaacttcccttgtcagccacggttgcctcttactccccttagaatctttcttcctcttttgaatgaaattatcctgtatcttctggattatgcccagaaattcctgccattgctgttccaccgtcattcctgctaggatccttttccagtcgaccttggccagctcctctctcatgccttctagtcccctttgttcaactgaccCTTGTTCAACAGCCccttggctgcaacctttccccccatcgacgaactgtacactgcaagggccaggaagcgagtgggtaagatcatctctgacccctctcaccctggcgacaaactttgaagcacttccttttgcaaggcgactccggactgtcaaagccaccacagccagatataaaaaaggctttttttccacgagcagtagctctactcaataactaaaagtctgtagcctccttttgctctggtactttatttcattctacacatgtttaaattatgttttattcttaattgtttactttatattgtgttgttacttgcgagcaaagcaccaagacaaattccttgcatgtatacatacttagctaataaaatGTATCCAATTCATTTCaatgatgctgccggacctgctgaggcactccagatttttgtgtctatcttctgaaaatGCTTTAATGTTGAGGTAATGTGGATAGTTGTGGATAAGTGGTGTGCATGCCATTTGAACAGATAGAATGTCATCTTGGATGACTCAGAGTCTACTTTTATCTATGAACACTCAATTATGTTTGCTCAATTAAAATGCCATGATAAAACTATAAAAGGTTATTGTTGACAGAAGGACAGAAAAATGATTGAAGTGGGGAAGAGCTCAGGAGATGGGAGATGATGGGATTGGAGTTGAAAAGAAAGGATACAATATTGCAACGGGATGCTAAAATGTTTTACTTTTCATCATAGAGCCTACATTAGTGTCTTGGTCCCTGCGTGCATTCCAATCCCGCAATCACCAATCACCCAATGAATCCCCAAATTTGATTTGAACAAACACTGACACCCCAGGTTAAACTTTATATCAATAAACTATCAGCACCGATTTCTAAATGCAAGTATGACCACTGGAACCCCACTGGAAGCTGCACGAAGGACAGGCCAAAGATTGATGGAGAAAGTTGTAGACTGGTATGGGTGTATATTAGAAAGCTCCATTACATATCTCAGGGGTTACTGGTTCTCATGTAGTGACTACTTCCCAATCCATGATTTTACCATTTTCTTCCTCAATCTACATTCACTTTCTCTGCTCAACCTACCTCTCCCAGGCCAGTGAGCTGCTTTCTCAGGAAAACAGCCAAGAATTTATGATCTTCTAACATATCAGGAAAGCTGGGATTCCTATCTCCAGCATGTTGTAGAATTTGTTATAGGCCGAATATGAATTGAACATGACATCTAATCATGACAGATGTGAACAGGGCACACACCATCAGTCTTTAAAATGGGGGGCAAGTGGAGGAGGAATAAAAGTATAATTGTCACAACTGAATATATGTAATAACCAAGAGTACAATTAAGGTAGCAATCCTTGACCTTAAAAATGGGAAAGGAAACTCTCCCTGCAGCATGAAATATGCTGCAAGGAAAAAATCACAGATTTTGGATCAGAACAGTGTGCATGCTCCCCCATAATTACATTGCTGACATTTGCAATCAAGGCACCAGATGTGGTGGAAAACAAGAGGGATCTTTACATAGATTAAAACAATAAATGAAAATGTCTGTAATTTAAAATCCCATTTCACAATTtattatattttaatttaataatgAATGCAATGATTCTTATGATTGTTCCATGGTCTAAACTTGACTTTGGAGATAAaacttaataaaatatttaaagaaaATTAGTTTGTTTCAAAACACAATAGGTTTCTGAATAAATTAAATTGTTAAAACACAATCGTAATGAATACAAGTAAATATTGTATATAAGATATTCTGAATTATTTAGATTTGGCTgtatttcagtttttatttttgtCATCTTCCTCACTTATTGCAAACAAATTATCAGAGCTCAAGTGCATAAATCTTTGCATTAGATGGGGGGATTTAAGGAGAGCAGAAAATGATGTTTTTCTACTAACAGTAGGAGATGATTTTTGTCTACTGATGTCCTTTGCTGAAAATGTACTGTTTATCTGTGCAGGCTTTGCTTGCTTACATTCAGGAGCACCCAACATGTAGAAAACATCTGCAGAAGCATCACAATTCAGGTACTGCCAGGGTTTTTTGCCACTATGGTCCCTTATATTAAAATTTGCATGATATTTGTTAACTAAGTATTTAATGACTTTTAGTTGTCCATACATTGTGGCTATGTGCAGAGGAGTGTACCCACATGTAGATTTAATGTCCACATTTAATTTTGTTCTCTGTTTCCTTGCACAACCAAAGAATTTACTGAGTGCATGGTAGTTGCCATGCTTTGCTATCCAGTGAAGTACTGTATATCCAGAAATAAAATCCTTTTTCATGCCAATGCTGGGGTCCTCGGAGAACAAGGCGCAGGCCTCTTCAAACATACCCGCAGATGTTTTCACTATCCATTCATGCTCTTTAGAATCAAGTGGAACCAATGAAGAATCGTCGGATCGCTCTTTCACTTCTGACAGTTCCTCTTCTTTCTGCTCCTTGAGGCTCGTTGCCTGGACCAAACATTCTGGCCGATCCCTTGCGTTCCGAGATAAATTTCCATCAGTCATTTTACAAACAGTGTGATGGTTATTGACTGGTGACAATGGTTGGATTTTGTGAGGAAGCTCCTTGCTCTTGGTCACTTTAGGAGACGCATGGTTTTTGGCTGATGTGTTTTCTCCTTCACGATGCTGACTGTTACCCATTTGCTGCCCATTTCCAGCATGTAGTCTATCATTCAGTTTTCCCTGCTTCGTTGGGATACATTCTTCTGAACTTACAAATAGCTTAGCGTCGCCACCAGCTGATTGTTCTTGCCATATTTTTGCGTTGCTGCTGTGTTTCTTCGATGATGAGGGGCTTACACGATGGTTGATCAATGCTGTATCACTGGGAGAAGATGCAATTCCCTCTATCCTCTGAGAAGGGTTGACTTCCACGAAATTCGCGAAGGAATTATGTTCAGATTTATGCGATGTTTTTTCAGGAACGGGTTTTACAGATATAATCTCAGCACTACAGTTGGGAAGTTTTTTATGGGCAGGTCTCCCACTCCCTTTATGTTGAGCAACAGGCGGGGCGGCATAAGAAAGGATAGGCGAGGCTGTGGAAGAACCTAAAACAGGTTCATCGAAATTGTTGGCGCGATTGCCTTCACCGTTTAACAACCTGGCAGCCTCACCCGTACACAAAACATTCGCTGCAGAGTTTATTTCACGATCTCCAGACCTCTGTACTTTTGACTTGTGAGCAACCGACTCCTCGACCTTGTTGTTCGCTGTCGTGCGATCCTTTTGACCCCGGGGTTGGTCCCCGCTGGCCCTTTCGCGACCTTCCCTGGCCTCAAGTTGTGTGAGACTCACCACAGAAGCGCGGTCTCCACCTTGTAACCCTTTCGCCCGGTCCTTTGCCGCCTGTACAACAGCCCGGGACACGTCCGACACCGCTCCGGTTGAACTTCTGGGAGACTGGCGACTCTTGTCGCTCCCTTTCGGTGCCCCGAGCCCTTGAAGCCCTACATCGGCTCCGGGTTCACTCGGTAGATGCGGAACCTGCCTGGTGTCCGCAGGCGAGATCCCCTCATTCTCTCCTGTATCTGCACGCCCGAGCCCCGCGTCGCCAGAACTGGATTCTTCTTcgggaatgaattccacatatctcTTCCTCAGAAGGACGTACTTGACGCCGTCTTGCACCTTCACCACGGCCAGCGAgttgacaaacttcttaaagtgcTCGCGGTTCTGCAGCCGCCGCTCGGGGTCGCTCAGGAAGAGCCTGAAATGGGCGACTAGATCCGCATTCCTCACCTTCCCGCGGTGCTGAAGGAGGTAATCCAAAACTGTCTCTTGACTGAAAGAGTCAGCCATGCCTGGATTTTGCTAAATGCTCATGCAAGCGTTGGTTGCAACGTTGGttgcagcggcggcggcagctcCCGGACTCTGCAGCAGGAGGGCAGGTCGGTCAAGCGCCGCCCCTCGCGTCTCCGTACACCTGCCCCAAGGCCCGCCCCCCGCGCGGCTCATTGGCCGCTGTTCCCGCGGATCCAGGACCAGGTAGCGACCGCGTGCGCCGCAGTTGGGACTGCAGGTGAAATGCAGAGATGGCTGTGGTGGAGTATCCAACCTGCTCCCTGTCTGCAAGTAAAACTGCAAGTGAGCCGTTTTACTTGTAGATAACTCGCAGATTaattagcaaaaaaaaaaaatcccttcaatcagagtattgagtatagaatttgggaggtcatgttgcagttgtataaggcgtagttcaggccgcatttagagtattgtgttcagttctgggcaccttgtAATATAGAaacgatgttgtcaagctggaaagggtgcagagaagattcacaaggatgttgctagcactagagggtctgagttttcaagagaggttgtgtaggatgggactctattccttggagtgcaggaggatgagaggtgatcttatagagatgtatcaaataatgtgagaggaatagattgggcagatgcacagagtctcttgcccagaggaggggaattgagaaccagagggcataggtttaaggtgaagggggaaagatttaataggaatctgaggggtaaccttttcacacaaagagtgttggatgtatggaacaagcttcctgaggaggtagggactatcccatcatttaataaacagacagatacatggacagtacaggtttggagggatatggaccaaaggctggCAAGTGgtcctagtgtagctgggacatgttggccggtgttggtgtgggcaagttgggctgaagggcctgtttccacactgtatcactctatgactctaaaactgCCATGAGTCAACAACTAGAGGCAGCTTCTCCCTATATACCCCAACAATATTGGATGGGTTTTCAAGattgtttaggtttaggtttatttttgtcatgtgtaccgaggtacacgtaGGGCCAGCCTGGAGGTGGCCGGGGTGGCAGTGCAGGCGGGGTGCCAGTGCAGGCGGGGTTAAAGTGCAGGCCGGGGTTAAAGTGCAGGCTGGGGTTAAAGTGCAGGCTGGGGTGCCAGTGCAGGCCGGGGTTAAAGTGCAGGCCGGGGTTAAAGTGCAGGCCGGGGTGCCAGTGCAGGTTGTGGTGCCAGTGCAGGCGGGGTGCCAGTGCAGGCCGGGGTTAAAGTGCAGGCCGGGGTTAAAGTGCAGGCCGGGGTTAAAGTGCAGGCCGGGGTTAAAGTGCAGGCTGGGGTGCCAGTGCAGGCGGGGTGCCAGTGCAGGCCGGGGTTAAAGTGCAGGCCGGGGTTAAAGTGCAGGCTGGGGTTAAAGTGCAGGCCGGGGTTAAAGTGCAGGCCGGGGTTAAAGTGCAGGCCGGGGTTAAAGTGCAGGCTGGGGTGGCTGCAGGCCGGGGTGCCAGTGCAGGCTGGGGTGGCATCGGCAGCCCAGACTAGAAGCGGCTGGGTTGTCAGGGATGGGGTTGGCAGTCTGGCTTGATGGTGGTTGGTAGATCCGTCCGCTATAAACCAAAAACCATTGTAAAGAGGTCCAGTAATTTGCATGACTTAAATTGATTATGAATTTGTGGATAATTATCTAGAAGAGACTGAAAGGAAAGGCCTGTACCATGAAACAGgccaatgttctccagaggtctTCCTACTTTGTTAACTAACTAAGTTATGCAAATTGTTTTGCTATTATTATTTCATTATTTAAATTGTAATTCAGAACTCCCATTTAGTCATACATCTGCAATTTTATAAGTACATTTAATTTGAATTGCAGCAATCATTTTAATTGTAGTCAGTTTTAATTCTAATTATGGGTGTTAATCTGATTCTGGTATTCGGATAATTGTTTGGTGAATGGAGGCAACTTGGAAACTAAGTCAATGTGTAAGAtgcataaatacatatagctgccTTCACAAATGACATGTAACTTTCTGTCTCTGAGGATGCTTTAGAAATAATAGTTTTAGGAAAATTAACCCAGTCACTTCTCACCAATAATCGATTTGCAGATAACTACATTGATTTAAAATGTATCAGTTTTGTACAGTTAATAATGTAAATTtaattcagtttgacatcttgtaCTTATGGATAGAAATGATGGTGTGACAGGACACCAGTAATTTTGAAGGCCTGTTGGTATAGTATTACTGATTAGTTATTTTTTGGGAGAAACAAAATGTAAATATCCTAATCTCATTCAACAATTTGATGAGCATCTCAATCATTGTGAAACGAATTctatttatttgtttaagaaagaactgtatatgctggaaaaatctaaggtaaacaaaaaagctggagaaactcaacgggtgaggcagtatctatggagcgaaggaataggtgatgtttcaggtcgtgaccctcttCAGATTGAATTCCATTTATTTGGTATCTTTCACAAGCTAAAGATATTGCAAAACGTCTAATATTAATAAAATGTTTTCGAACTTTTGTCATTGGTATAATGAACGTATTGTTACAATAACTGTGAGCACAACAATGTTCCACAAAATGCAAAGTGATATTGATCAGTTAATAATAATTTAATCTTAGAGTTTCGTAACAGTCACTAGACAAGATTTTTGCCATAATACTATTGTAGCGTGAAATGTTCAGTACTGTGTGCAGTGGGACGCCCCGGGGTGATGCAATGTAGATTAATATATAGCATTTTTAATTGAATCGATGAACAGTGGTTAAAAGTAATTGCCTGCCTTTGACCTGAATATTGTGGATCAGTTGAAATTAGAGACTGTAGAAAATCTTTGGAAGAAAAGCAAAGCAAAGaatgatcttttttttaaagaatccaCTTTAAAATGTGCTGTGAGATCATAAACACGTTTTTATAATATACCTTCTAtgaacaacaaaatttaaaacacATATTGCAATCATAATTGAAATTACATTCAGGTAACTTTTATTTTTGATGTGGTTCCTCATTTTCTATTCAAATCCTTGTTAGATTCTAGATTTAGATTTCAGTGCCATCAAAATTCTAACTAATATTGATTCATGTTATTTGTAACTTTTCTTGAGCTCTGGGTCTCACACATATAAAACATCTTCTTGGGCAGTCCTCGGGATTCGTTCCCATTTTGTTGGTTCTGAATGGCAAATAAGGTCAATATGCGCACAGATCCTTCCACAGATTGGGCAGATGATGCCAGAGAGGGTGGGCGGTGAGTATTTTATGAGTTGTGCATTCTTCCTGCAGCCCACACCAAGCCTCTGTATGCTCCTAATTCTTGTTCTTGAGGCTCTGTATCATTCCAAGTACTCCTCCAACCTgattggtcatagagtcatacagtatggaaacagacccttcggccaaacATCAGTCATGGGCTAGAGATTAACAGGAGTCAATGGTAGCTTCAAGAAGGCTTTGACCACATCCTTAAATCTTCTCATATGGACACCTATTAATCTCTTCCCATGACAGAGCTTGGAATGAGGTGTATGTTTCAGGAGTCTGATGTTGAGTAAGCAGGTTATGTGGTCTGTCCAATGTAGCTGAAAGAATGTAACTATGACTTCAATAATGGGATATATTATTCAGGGGGAGAACACTGGGTTTAGTGGTGGTTCTGGGTGAGTGGTGTTCACTTATCTTTCCAatgaatttggaggattttgtagGGATAGCATTTATAGTATTTTTCCAGTAACATGAGAGACTTGTAGATACTCCAGGTCCAGAGGTATATGGGAAAGGAGGGATGGCTGGTGGTAGACTCTAAATTTATTTGCCAAGTCTTGGGTCTTGATACTTAGACTTAATgaaataagtgtaatattaa
The sequence above is a segment of the Amblyraja radiata isolate CabotCenter1 chromosome 1, sAmbRad1.1.pri, whole genome shotgun sequence genome. Coding sequences within it:
- the sowahb gene encoding ankyrin repeat domain-containing protein SOWAHB produces the protein MADSFSQETVLDYLLQHRGKVRNADLVAHFRLFLSDPERRLQNREHFKKFVNSLAVVKVQDGVKYVLLRKRYVEFIPEEESSSGDAGLGRADTGENEGISPADTRQVPHLPSEPGADVGLQGLGAPKGSDKSRQSPRSSTGAVSDVSRAVVQAAKDRAKGLQGGDRASVVSLTQLEAREGRERASGDQPRGQKDRTTANNKVEESVAHKSKVQRSGDREINSAANVLCTGEAARLLNGEGNRANNFDEPVLGSSTASPILSYAAPPVAQHKGSGRPAHKKLPNCSAEIISVKPVPEKTSHKSEHNSFANFVEVNPSQRIEGIASSPSDTALINHRVSPSSSKKHSSNAKIWQEQSAGGDAKLFVSSEECIPTKQGKLNDRLHAGNGQQMGNSQHREGENTSAKNHASPKVTKSKELPHKIQPLSPVNNHHTVCKMTDGNLSRNARDRPECLVQATSLKEQKEEELSEVKERSDDSSLVPLDSKEHEWIVKTSAGMFEEACALFSEDPSIGMKKDFISGYTVLHWIAKHGNYHALSKFFGCARKQRTKLNVDIKSTCGYTPLHIATMYGQLKVIKYLVNKYHANFNIRDHSGKKPWQYLNCDASADVFYMLGAPECKQAKPAQINSTFSAKDISRQKSSPTVSRKTSFSALLKSPHLMQRFMHLSSDNLFAISEEDDKNKN